From the Lepus europaeus isolate LE1 unplaced genomic scaffold, mLepTim1.pri SCAFFOLD_106, whole genome shotgun sequence genome, one window contains:
- the LOC133754461 gene encoding basic salivary proline-rich protein 2-like has product MGRRRHGGRAIGPRLSRVTKAAGAHPPGRGRGEADRVGFDLINARIPPARGVSARRHVLALELPQLSNRRAAPPPPGAARHAEGGDETPNPQDTAGPRGGETQQGHGDPGREADEKQESERRRARAAQQTEEGAAKGDGEGPGPTHATTVRAEGPHHASSRPVTPEHTHPHHHTRDLTASTLRGQGRSRGMGRRHLTRPTGGRRASATASQHASSRGENHRPPPPVTDRPQPHKAPTGTRGAEPSKSPPSPGGGEGERPSPPRQRGGVGAAPGPRRARHRRREGEDAGIASGHKSRTPPGKRTRDRTATRQGGPATARDTGARLRRPSASSPTRTREPRRRGASTRRRQQPHTPNGPRAASRPANRPDPRSREAPRPRGNAPQGRPRGRGGREGWAQAQHTCRPPPR; this is encoded by the exons ATGGGTCGTCGCCGCCACGGAGGGCGTGCGATCGGCCCGAGGTTATCTAGAGTCACCAAAGCCGCCGGCGCCCACCcccccggccggggccggggggaggctGACCGGGTTGGTTTTGATCTGATAAATGCACGCATCCCCCCCGCGAGGGGGGTCAGCGCCCGTCGGCATGTATTAGCTCTAGAATTACCACAGTTATCCAA CCGACGAGCGGCGCCACCGCCACCCGGGGCGGCTCGACACGCGGAAGGGGGGGACgaaacccccaacccccaagacACGGCGGGCCCAAGGGGAGGCGAAACACAGCAGGGTCACGGCGACCCGGGTCGGGAAGCGGACGAGAAGCAAGAGAGCGAAAGGAGACGGGCCAGGGCCGCTCAGCAGACGGAGGAAGGCGCGGCAAAGGGCGACGGGGAAGGGCCAGGGCCCACCCACGCGACGACGGTGCGGGCGGAAGGGCCTCACCACGCGTCCAGCCGGCCAGTCACGCcagagcacacacacccccaccaccacacacgggaTCTCACCGCCAGCACCCTCCGAGGGCAAGGGCGGTCCCGCGGGATGGGGAGGCGGCACCTGACGCGGCCAACCGGGGGCCGTCGTGCCTCAGCCACTGCCAGCCAACACGCGTCCTCACGTGGGGAAAACCACCGGCCACCGCCACCGGTCACGGACAGACCCCAACCCCACAAAGCCCCCACAGGCACGCGGGGAGCAGAGCCTTCAAAGAGTCCACCCTCCCCCGGAGGGGGGGAGGGCGAACGGCCCAGCCCGCCGAGGCAgcgagggggggtgggggccgcaccGGGGCCACGGAGGGCGAGGCACCGGAGGCGCGAGGGAGAGGACGCGGGAATCGCCTCGGGCCACAAAAGCCGGACCCCGCCGGGGAAACGGACACGGGATCGCACCGCCACACGCCAGGGCGGCCCCGCGACGGCCAGGGACACCGGAGCCCGCCTCCGGCGACCCTCCGCGTCTTCTCCCACGCGCACCCGGGAGCCCCGCCGCCGGGGCGCCTCCACGCGACGTCGCCAACAACCGCACACGCCGAACGGCCCTCGCGCCGCCTCCCGCCCAGCCAACCGTCCGGATCCCCGTTCCCGGGAAGCGCCGCGACCCCGAGGGAACGCTCCCCAGGGGCGACCACGCGgccgagggggaagagagggctggGCCCAAGCCCAACACACGTGCCGACCGCCGCCCCGATGA